Proteins encoded together in one Prevotella scopos JCM 17725 window:
- a CDS encoding DUF4595 domain-containing protein has product MKRIYLLLITFIVFGQTISAQNDRKLLKMTDGKSYFEFKYDEKGRIIESVEYIADDHLKRSSKYTYSNDKVVQTFYENEDIKNKDIRTTVLQNNRVVSEKINLIPYEGEPEYWAEYNYTYNTAGELTKIVITNNERTGTEYKLTWTDGDITLVEHFRDNKKVGQVAYEYNKSITNKYLSLFVNPITSIADYEGISPYGQLFAGYFGKVFQHPVAAVHYTVIDKHYFGWSSDDDFTITYNQNASGIVENIKQSGGEGATATLIWEDTPTGINVYKQGKEDTKKIYDLSGKRIENMQHGVHIIKETNGKTYKVVVR; this is encoded by the coding sequence ATGAAGAGAATCTACCTATTACTTATTACCTTCATTGTGTTTGGTCAGACCATAAGTGCACAGAACGACAGAAAGTTATTAAAGATGACCGACGGCAAATCTTACTTTGAATTTAAGTATGATGAAAAAGGAAGAATTATAGAGTCTGTTGAATATATTGCTGACGACCACTTAAAACGTAGTAGCAAGTATACTTATAGTAATGACAAAGTAGTTCAAACATTCTATGAGAATGAAGATATCAAAAATAAAGATATCCGAACAACTGTTCTCCAGAATAATAGAGTTGTTTCAGAAAAGATAAACTTAATTCCGTATGAAGGAGAGCCAGAATATTGGGCAGAATATAACTACACATATAATACAGCTGGGGAACTGACAAAGATTGTAATAACAAACAATGAACGTACCGGAACAGAGTATAAATTGACATGGACCGACGGAGATATTACACTCGTAGAGCATTTTCGGGATAATAAAAAAGTAGGACAGGTAGCTTATGAATACAACAAAAGCATCACCAACAAATATCTATCTCTATTTGTTAATCCAATTACCTCAATTGCCGATTATGAAGGTATCTCACCATACGGACAACTCTTTGCAGGATACTTTGGAAAAGTTTTCCAACATCCAGTAGCTGCTGTGCACTATACGGTGATAGATAAACACTATTTTGGTTGGTCAAGTGATGATGATTTCACTATTACGTATAACCAGAATGCAAGTGGTATTGTAGAAAATATCAAACAATCAGGAGGAGAAGGAGCGACAGCAACGCTTATTTGGGAAGACACCCCTACAGGTATCAACGTTTATAAGCAGGGAAAAGAAGATACAAAAAAGATTTATGACCTTTCTGGTAAACGAATTGAAAATATGCAACATGGAGTACATATTATCAAGGAAACGAATGGTAAGACATATAAGGTAGTAGTAAGATAA
- a CDS encoding Nif3-like dinuclear metal center hexameric protein yields the protein MRSVKIKEVIDALERFAPLPLQESYDNAGLQVGLTEAEVSGAFLCLDVTEKVVDEAIKKGCNLIIAHHPLIFRKLSQVTDANYVQRTVIKAIKHDIVIAAMHTNLDSAVGGVNYKIAEKLGLENLRFFGRNKQVVNPQTGETVTGGDGVIGELEAPVAADDLILLLKKKFDAECVQANELLRREIRTIALCGGSGAFLLQDAIAAGADAFLTGEMSYHEFFGHEQEIQICVIGHYQSEQFTTEVLRDIIEKECPDVKCYLSEINTNPIGYF from the coding sequence ATGCGTAGCGTGAAAATAAAGGAAGTAATTGATGCCCTTGAACGGTTCGCGCCTTTGCCCTTACAGGAAAGCTATGATAATGCTGGTCTGCAGGTTGGATTGACAGAGGCGGAAGTATCAGGGGCCTTTTTGTGTCTTGACGTGACTGAAAAGGTGGTTGATGAGGCTATCAAAAAAGGTTGTAACTTAATTATTGCGCACCATCCACTCATCTTTCGTAAGCTGTCACAAGTGACAGATGCGAACTATGTGCAGCGTACGGTAATAAAGGCTATTAAGCACGACATCGTCATTGCTGCTATGCACACGAACTTAGACTCAGCCGTTGGTGGTGTCAACTACAAGATAGCAGAAAAGTTAGGACTTGAAAACTTACGTTTCTTTGGTCGTAACAAACAAGTTGTGAACCCACAGACAGGCGAAACAGTTACGGGTGGTGATGGTGTCATCGGCGAATTAGAAGCACCTGTGGCAGCAGATGATTTGATTCTATTGCTGAAGAAGAAATTTGACGCAGAGTGTGTTCAAGCAAATGAGTTGCTCCGTCGTGAGATACGTACCATTGCACTTTGTGGTGGCTCAGGTGCATTCCTGTTGCAGGATGCGATTGCAGCAGGTGCAGATGCCTTTTTGACAGGTGAGATGAGCTATCATGAGTTTTTTGGTCATGAACAAGAAATACAGATTTGTGTCATCGGACATTATCAAAGCGAGCAATTCACTACTGAGGTTCTGCGTGACATTATCGAAAAGGAATGCCCTGATGTGAAGTGCTATTTATCGGAGATAAATACAAATCCTATCGGGTATTTTTAG
- a CDS encoding zinc ribbon domain-containing protein has translation MAKKDPKELPVEEKLKTLFQLQTTLSGIDEKRALRGELPLEVRDLEDELEGLHIRIEKIEQDIKDYQAAITQKKGNIQDAQASLERYNKQLDSVANNREYDTLTKEIEFQTLEIELCNKKIKEAQFKVEEKQKDLQANRALLEDRQHALEEKRNELDEIMQETREEEGLLKEKAAELETKIELGLLRSFKRIRRGARNGLGIVYVQRDACGGCFNKIPPQRQLDVKIHKKIIVCEYCGRILIDPELAGVKVDKTEEKPKKRRATRKKKEEEGE, from the coding sequence ATGGCAAAAAAAGATCCAAAAGAGTTACCAGTAGAGGAAAAGTTGAAAACCCTTTTCCAGTTACAGACAACGCTTTCAGGCATCGATGAGAAGCGAGCTTTGCGTGGTGAGTTGCCACTTGAGGTACGTGACTTGGAAGATGAGTTAGAAGGTCTGCACATTCGTATCGAAAAGATTGAGCAAGATATTAAAGACTATCAGGCTGCTATCACACAGAAGAAGGGTAACATCCAAGATGCTCAAGCAAGTTTAGAGCGTTACAACAAACAGTTGGACTCTGTTGCAAACAACCGTGAGTACGATACATTGACAAAGGAAATTGAGTTCCAGACACTTGAGATTGAACTTTGCAACAAGAAGATTAAGGAAGCTCAGTTTAAGGTTGAGGAAAAGCAGAAGGACTTACAAGCTAACCGTGCATTGCTTGAAGATCGTCAGCATGCACTAGAAGAGAAGCGTAACGAGCTCGATGAGATTATGCAGGAGACTCGTGAAGAAGAAGGCCTTTTGAAGGAGAAAGCTGCAGAGTTGGAGACTAAGATAGAACTAGGATTACTCCGTAGTTTCAAGCGTATCCGTCGCGGTGCCCGTAATGGTTTGGGTATTGTTTACGTACAGCGTGATGCATGCGGTGGTTGCTTCAATAAGATTCCACCTCAGCGCCAGTTGGATGTAAAGATTCACAAGAAGATTATCGTTTGTGAATATTGTGGTCGTATTCTTATCGACCCAGAGTTGGCTGGTGTAAAGGTTGACAAGACTGAGGAGAAGCCAAAGAAGCGTAGAGCAACTCGCAAAAAGAAGGAAGAGGAGGGAGAGTAA
- a CDS encoding nitroreductase: MEALEALLTRRSVRAYEERMPEQDLIDKVMEAGLYAASGKNMQTAIIVEVTNKKVRGRLSVINAEIMGVTSDPFYGAPVVLAVLADKCSPNHVYDGALMMGNLMNAAHAVGLGSCWINRAKQTFEREDGKQMLKEWGIEGDYEGIGFCILGYAAKEGKTAPRKANRIFYVK, from the coding sequence ATGGAAGCATTAGAAGCATTGTTAACACGTCGTAGCGTACGTGCTTATGAAGAGCGTATGCCTGAACAGGACTTGATAGATAAGGTTATGGAGGCTGGTCTTTACGCTGCAAGCGGAAAGAATATGCAGACCGCTATCATCGTCGAAGTAACTAATAAGAAAGTACGCGGCCGTTTGTCTGTGATAAATGCTGAGATAATGGGCGTAACGAGCGACCCTTTTTATGGTGCACCTGTCGTTCTTGCAGTATTAGCAGATAAGTGTAGTCCTAATCATGTCTATGATGGTGCGTTGATGATGGGCAACCTTATGAATGCTGCTCATGCTGTTGGTTTAGGAAGCTGCTGGATTAATCGTGCCAAGCAAACTTTTGAGCGTGAAGATGGCAAGCAGATGCTGAAAGAGTGGGGTATAGAAGGCGATTATGAAGGTATCGGCTTCTGTATTCTTGGTTATGCTGCAAAGGAGGGTAAGACTGCACCACGTAAGGCAAATCGTATCTTCTATGTGAAGTAA
- a CDS encoding MalY/PatB family protein — protein MIKTYNFDEIIDRSGSGDLKHEALLPRWGRNDLLPLWVADMDFATPDFVVDALKDRLSHPIFGYTIEPTEYRPAIIDWIRAHHDWEVKPGWLSFIPGIVRGIGFVVNVFTELDEKVIIQPPVYHPFRLTPEANHRKVVFNPLRLREDGYYDMDFDNLAEVCDDKCRVLVLSNPHNPAGLCWSEETLRRLADFCYEHNIIVISDEIHSDMALFGNRHIPFASVSERAAQISITFAAPTKTFNMAGIVSSFAIVPNEELRNRFYGWLKANELDEPTLFAPIATIAAYRKGEEWRKQMLAYVEENVRFVEDFCREHIPGIRPLRPQASFLVWLDCHGLGLKHKELLNLFIDKAHLALNDGRMFGPGGEGFMRLNVGTPRSILRQALEQLAEAVNEL, from the coding sequence ATGATAAAGACTTATAACTTTGACGAGATAATCGATCGTTCGGGGAGTGGTGACTTGAAGCATGAGGCACTTCTTCCACGTTGGGGGCGCAATGACTTGTTACCACTTTGGGTGGCTGATATGGACTTTGCTACTCCTGATTTTGTTGTGGATGCCCTTAAAGACCGTCTTTCACATCCTATCTTTGGTTATACCATTGAACCAACTGAATATCGTCCTGCTATCATCGACTGGATACGTGCTCATCATGATTGGGAGGTAAAGCCAGGATGGTTGAGTTTTATTCCTGGTATTGTTAGGGGTATCGGCTTTGTGGTGAATGTATTTACGGAACTTGACGAAAAGGTGATTATACAACCACCTGTCTATCATCCATTCCGTTTGACGCCAGAGGCTAATCATCGTAAGGTGGTCTTCAATCCGCTTCGTCTCCGTGAGGACGGATATTATGACATGGATTTTGATAATCTTGCAGAGGTTTGCGATGATAAATGCCGTGTACTGGTACTCTCTAATCCTCATAACCCTGCAGGACTGTGTTGGTCGGAAGAGACATTACGTCGCTTGGCAGACTTCTGTTACGAGCATAATATTATTGTCATCAGCGACGAGATACACAGTGATATGGCGCTCTTTGGTAATCGTCATATTCCGTTTGCCAGTGTGTCAGAGCGTGCAGCACAAATCAGTATCACCTTTGCAGCACCAACAAAGACTTTCAATATGGCAGGTATTGTCAGTTCATTTGCTATCGTTCCAAACGAAGAACTGCGCAATCGCTTCTATGGTTGGTTGAAGGCTAACGAATTAGATGAGCCTACGCTCTTTGCACCAATAGCCACGATAGCTGCTTATCGGAAGGGAGAAGAGTGGCGCAAACAGATGTTGGCGTATGTAGAAGAGAATGTTCGCTTTGTTGAAGACTTCTGTCGTGAGCATATTCCTGGTATTCGTCCACTCCGTCCGCAGGCAAGTTTCCTTGTTTGGTTGGATTGTCATGGATTGGGATTGAAGCATAAAGAGCTATTGAATCTCTTTATTGATAAGGCTCATCTTGCATTGAACGATGGTAGAATGTTTGGTCCCGGTGGAGAAGGCTTTATGCGTTTGAATGTTGGTACACCGCGTTCTATACTTCGTCAGGCGTTGGAACAGTTGGCTGAAGCGGTGAATGAATTATAA
- a CDS encoding trans-sulfuration enzyme family protein yields MKKQTQAIHQPYKRRDAYDALSMPIYNAVAFEFDNAKVMADAFCGRIDAPDYSRVENPTVTNLEQRVKALTGAENVIALNSGMAAISNTLLSIVEQGKNVITSRHLFGNTYSLLTSTLSRLGVEARLCDLTDVEAVERLIDDNTCCLFLEIMTNPQLEVVDVRALTSIAHQHGIPVIADTTLIPFTQFSAKDLGIDLEVVSSTKYISGGATSLGGLVIDYGTFLSIGKRLLNEMLFNLGAYMTPQVAYMQTLGLETLDVRYRAQAGNALELAQRLRTLKPIHKVNYVGLEDNPYHQLAVSQYGETAGAMVTIDLESQEACFRILDNLKLIHRATNLFDNRTLAIHPASTIFGLFTAEERAAMDVQDTTIRLSIGLESVDDLFDDIKQALEV; encoded by the coding sequence ATGAAGAAACAGACACAGGCTATTCATCAGCCTTATAAGCGTAGAGATGCATATGATGCGTTAAGTATGCCCATCTATAATGCGGTTGCTTTTGAGTTTGATAATGCGAAAGTGATGGCTGATGCCTTTTGTGGACGTATTGATGCGCCTGATTATTCACGTGTGGAGAACCCAACAGTGACTAATCTCGAACAGCGTGTTAAGGCTTTAACTGGTGCTGAGAATGTTATTGCTCTCAACTCGGGTATGGCTGCTATCAGTAATACACTCCTTTCTATTGTTGAACAGGGTAAGAACGTTATCACGTCACGTCATCTCTTTGGTAATACTTATTCTTTGCTCACATCTACACTGAGCAGATTGGGGGTTGAGGCAAGACTTTGTGACCTTACAGATGTTGAGGCTGTAGAACGATTGATAGATGATAACACGTGCTGTTTGTTCCTTGAAATCATGACAAATCCTCAACTTGAGGTGGTTGATGTACGTGCCTTGACTTCAATAGCACACCAACATGGCATCCCTGTCATTGCTGATACTACGCTTATTCCTTTCACACAGTTCTCTGCAAAGGACTTGGGCATTGACTTAGAGGTCGTTTCAAGTACAAAGTATATCAGTGGTGGTGCAACTTCTTTGGGTGGTCTTGTTATTGATTATGGTACGTTCCTTTCTATTGGTAAGCGCCTCTTGAATGAGATGCTCTTTAACCTTGGAGCTTATATGACACCACAGGTTGCCTATATGCAGACCTTGGGCTTAGAGACTTTGGATGTACGATATCGCGCTCAAGCAGGTAATGCTTTGGAGTTGGCACAGAGATTACGTACGCTAAAGCCTATTCATAAGGTAAACTATGTGGGCTTGGAGGATAATCCTTACCATCAGTTGGCTGTTAGTCAGTATGGAGAAACTGCAGGAGCAATGGTTACAATCGACTTGGAGAGTCAAGAGGCTTGTTTCAGAATACTCGATAACTTGAAGCTCATTCATCGTGCAACTAACCTCTTTGATAATCGTACATTGGCTATCCACCCAGCAAGTACTATCTTCGGACTCTTCACTGCGGAGGAGCGTGCAGCAATGGATGTGCAGGACACTACCATACGTCTCAGTATTGGTTTGGAAAGTGTTGATGACCTATTCGATGATATTAAGCAAGCTTTGGAAGTATGA
- a CDS encoding putative LPS assembly protein LptD, whose product MRNKSIIFLLSFVVVFAMASVNMPVPQGKKIKKAKASAVVVDTLLKGQSAKDSKAVDKNIPDTTKMDSLQLAIYHHNKSIDDSIRADSLMRARSNGIDAPVKYSAEDSLVYDAESGTAYLYGNSKVDYENMKLSSDKVHMNLDKSTVRATGTADSTAEGGIKGKPVFTMGKDEYKSDTMAFNFKSKKGLIKGIYTEQQEGFLSGEVGKRDSTGAVYLQHGRYTTCDKPHPDFYIALSRAKVRPGKDVVFGPAYLVVADVPLPLAIPYGFFPFSKKYSSGFIMPSYGDESDRGFYLRDGGYYFAISDKWDLKLLGEIYTKGSWGVSAASNYRKRYRYSGSFLFSYQDSKTGDKGLPDFAEQESFKIQWSHRQDPKANPYSSLAASVNFATSSYERNNLNSMYNPQTLTQSTRTSSVSWSTGFSSIGLSLSATTNLSQNMRTSSIQITLPDLNISLSRFYPFKRKHLVGKERWYEKISMSYTGQLANSISTTEDKILHSNLIKDWKNAFQHTIPVQANFTLFNYINVTPSFNFTDRMYSKKVTRGWDNTLQKEVVRDTTYGFHNVYNWSMSVGASTKLYGFWMPNRKLFGDKIQAIRHVITPQVTFSYSPNFGARRYGYYDSYQYTDASGNVKLVEYSPYQDELYSVPGKYKTEMISWDVSNNIEMKIKSDKDTTGYKKISIIDELGASMSYNAAADYHRWSDLSMRLRLKWWKNYTFSMNAQFATYAYELDANGKPYVGNHTEWGYGRLPRFQGMSQNFSFTLNPEKLKKWFGRKDDKDDDKVSVDSDGPDTNIESNMDDDLEKGKYAAKKKRGNIAETDDDGYMSFNMPWSLTIGYGITMRENTAGRFNTKTMRYPYKFTQTLNFSGNIRISDGWNINFSSGYDFENHAMSMTTASLSRDLHCFNMSASVVLAPYTSYNFTFRCNAATLTDALKYDKRSGITNAVQWY is encoded by the coding sequence ATGAGAAATAAGAGCATTATATTCCTATTATCCTTTGTTGTTGTGTTTGCAATGGCAAGCGTCAATATGCCTGTACCTCAAGGTAAGAAGATTAAGAAGGCAAAGGCAAGCGCAGTTGTAGTTGACACTTTGCTGAAAGGGCAAAGTGCAAAGGATAGTAAGGCGGTTGATAAGAATATCCCAGATACCACGAAGATGGACTCTCTTCAGTTGGCAATCTATCATCATAATAAATCAATTGATGATTCTATCCGTGCTGATAGCCTGATGCGTGCACGCTCAAATGGTATTGATGCACCTGTTAAATACTCTGCAGAAGACTCGCTCGTTTATGATGCAGAATCGGGTACTGCATACTTGTACGGCAACTCGAAGGTCGATTATGAGAATATGAAGCTTTCGAGTGACAAGGTACATATGAATCTTGATAAGAGCACTGTGCGTGCAACGGGTACAGCGGATTCTACAGCAGAAGGTGGTATCAAGGGAAAGCCTGTCTTTACAATGGGTAAAGATGAGTATAAGAGTGATACAATGGCTTTTAACTTTAAGTCAAAGAAGGGTTTGATTAAAGGTATCTATACCGAGCAACAAGAAGGTTTCCTTAGTGGAGAGGTAGGTAAACGTGATTCCACGGGGGCTGTTTATTTGCAGCATGGTCGTTACACGACTTGTGATAAACCTCATCCTGACTTTTATATAGCTCTTTCTCGTGCAAAAGTTCGCCCAGGTAAGGATGTTGTCTTTGGACCAGCTTATCTTGTTGTGGCGGATGTTCCTTTACCATTGGCAATCCCATACGGTTTCTTCCCATTCTCAAAGAAGTATTCAAGTGGTTTCATTATGCCAAGTTATGGTGATGAAAGCGACCGTGGTTTTTACCTTCGTGATGGTGGTTACTACTTTGCAATTAGTGATAAGTGGGACTTAAAACTCTTAGGAGAAATCTATACTAAGGGTTCTTGGGGTGTGTCTGCAGCCAGCAACTACCGCAAGCGTTACAGATATTCAGGTTCATTCCTCTTTAGCTATCAGGATTCAAAGACGGGTGACAAGGGATTACCAGACTTTGCTGAGCAGGAGAGTTTTAAGATTCAATGGAGTCACCGCCAAGACCCAAAAGCTAATCCTTACAGTTCGCTGGCTGCAAGTGTGAACTTTGCGACATCAAGCTATGAGCGTAACAACCTCAATAGTATGTATAATCCGCAGACGCTCACACAGTCAACGAGAACTTCTTCTGTAAGTTGGAGCACAGGCTTCTCAAGTATTGGACTCTCTTTGAGTGCTACTACGAACCTCTCACAGAACATGCGTACCTCTTCTATACAGATAACACTGCCAGATTTGAACATTAGTTTGAGCCGATTCTACCCTTTCAAGCGTAAGCATCTTGTGGGTAAGGAACGTTGGTATGAGAAGATTTCGATGAGTTATACGGGTCAGTTGGCTAATTCTATCTCAACGACAGAAGATAAAATCCTACACTCTAATCTGATCAAAGACTGGAAAAATGCTTTCCAACATACAATCCCAGTACAGGCAAACTTCACCTTGTTTAATTATATCAATGTGACGCCATCTTTCAATTTTACGGACCGTATGTATTCTAAGAAGGTGACACGTGGATGGGATAATACTCTTCAGAAAGAGGTGGTAAGAGATACTACCTATGGTTTCCATAATGTTTACAACTGGAGTATGAGTGTGGGTGCCAGCACGAAATTATATGGTTTCTGGATGCCTAATAGAAAATTATTTGGCGATAAGATACAGGCTATCCGCCATGTCATCACTCCACAGGTTACTTTCTCTTACTCACCAAACTTCGGTGCACGCCGTTATGGCTACTATGATAGCTATCAGTACACAGATGCAAGCGGTAACGTGAAACTTGTTGAATACTCACCTTATCAAGATGAGCTTTATAGTGTGCCGGGTAAGTACAAGACTGAGATGATCAGTTGGGATGTTAGCAATAACATCGAAATGAAGATTAAGAGCGATAAGGATACTACTGGTTATAAGAAGATAAGTATCATTGATGAGTTAGGAGCAAGTATGTCTTACAATGCTGCAGCAGACTATCATCGTTGGAGTGACCTTAGTATGCGTCTGCGTTTGAAGTGGTGGAAGAATTATACCTTCTCAATGAATGCACAGTTTGCTACTTATGCTTACGAACTTGATGCTAATGGTAAGCCTTACGTAGGTAATCATACAGAGTGGGGATATGGTCGTTTACCTCGTTTCCAAGGTATGTCGCAGAACTTCTCATTCACTTTGAATCCAGAGAAGTTGAAGAAGTGGTTCGGACGTAAGGATGATAAAGATGATGATAAGGTGTCAGTAGATAGCGATGGCCCAGATACTAACATCGAATCAAACATGGATGATGACCTTGAAAAGGGAAAATATGCTGCTAAGAAGAAGCGTGGTAATATTGCTGAGACAGATGATGATGGTTACATGAGTTTCAATATGCCATGGTCATTGACAATCGGTTATGGTATTACGATGCGTGAGAATACAGCGGGTAGGTTCAATACTAAGACGATGCGTTACCCTTATAAGTTCACACAGACGTTGAACTTCTCTGGTAATATTCGTATCAGTGATGGCTGGAATATTAACTTCTCAAGTGGTTACGACTTTGAAAACCATGCGATGAGTATGACAACAGCCAGTCTGTCACGTGACCTCCACTGTTTTAATATGAGTGCTTCTGTAGTTTTAGCACCATATACATCTTACAACTTTACCTTCCGTTGTAATGCTGCAACGCTGACAGATGCGTTGAAGTATGATAAGCGAAGTGGTATTACAAATGCTGTACAGTGGTATTAA
- a CDS encoding DNA polymerase III subunit gamma/tau, protein MDEYIVSARKYRPMSFDSVVGQQALTTTLKNAVKSGKLAHAYLFCGPRGVGKTTCARIFAKAINCEHPTADGEACNECESCKAFGEGRSYNIFELDAASNNSVENIKSLMEQTRIPPQVGRYKVFIIDEVHMLSTAAFNAFLKTLEEPPAHVIFILATTEKHKILPTILSRCQIYDFERMTVPNIINHLKSVAEKENIQYDEEALNVIAEKADGGMRDALSIFDQAASFSQGNITYQKVIEDLNVLDAENYFNIIDLALENKVSEIMVLLNTIINKGFDGGHLINGLASHVRNVLMAKDAQTLPLLEVSEQLRNRYQQQAQKSPVNFLYTALQIMNRCDVEYRQSSNKRLLVELTLIQVAQITQKDDDVPASGRSPKRLKTLFKNLILKAQQKPTPQVVGSLKRDDNDTARGSNDVGTVSVEVVSSSVKAITETSVERSYAKISSSLPKSVNLGSLSMSFDNLIKTDKKRKQEEEVEITNKDEKEGFSQQDLVVSWRAMCSRMPEKMQALAQRMKNITPTITEYPAILVLADNNIQLKEMRAIKSRIRATLANELHNGQIEVEIRLAKHEEIKPMLTPRESFDKLMQTNQPAKKLVETLGLCLD, encoded by the coding sequence ATGGATGAATATATTGTCTCGGCGCGCAAGTACCGTCCGATGTCCTTTGATTCTGTCGTAGGACAACAGGCGTTAACTACCACGCTAAAGAATGCTGTGAAGAGTGGTAAACTAGCTCATGCTTACCTTTTCTGCGGTCCACGAGGTGTGGGTAAGACAACTTGTGCTCGTATCTTTGCCAAGGCTATTAACTGCGAACATCCAACGGCTGATGGTGAGGCTTGTAACGAATGTGAGAGTTGTAAAGCGTTTGGAGAAGGACGAAGTTATAATATCTTCGAGTTAGATGCCGCCAGCAATAACTCTGTTGAGAATATCAAGTCATTGATGGAGCAAACACGAATCCCGCCTCAGGTAGGGCGTTATAAGGTCTTTATCATTGATGAGGTTCACATGCTCTCTACTGCAGCTTTCAATGCTTTCCTTAAGACGTTGGAGGAACCACCTGCACATGTTATCTTCATCCTTGCAACAACTGAGAAACATAAGATTCTTCCAACGATTCTTTCTCGTTGTCAGATCTACGACTTCGAACGTATGACAGTCCCCAACATCATCAACCATCTTAAAAGTGTTGCTGAGAAGGAGAACATACAGTATGACGAAGAGGCGCTAAACGTTATAGCAGAGAAAGCTGATGGTGGAATGCGTGATGCACTCTCAATCTTCGACCAAGCGGCTAGCTTTTCTCAAGGAAATATCACTTATCAGAAGGTGATAGAGGACTTGAATGTACTCGATGCTGAGAATTATTTCAATATCATCGACCTGGCTTTAGAAAATAAAGTTAGTGAGATTATGGTGCTCCTAAATACGATTATCAATAAGGGTTTTGATGGTGGGCACCTTATCAACGGACTGGCCTCTCATGTTCGTAACGTGTTGATGGCAAAGGATGCTCAGACCCTCCCTTTGCTTGAGGTTAGCGAACAATTGCGCAATCGTTATCAGCAGCAGGCACAGAAAAGTCCTGTCAACTTCCTCTATACGGCATTGCAGATTATGAATCGCTGTGATGTGGAATATCGGCAGAGTTCTAACAAGCGTTTGTTAGTTGAGTTGACGCTCATCCAAGTGGCACAGATTACGCAGAAGGATGATGATGTCCCAGCCTCGGGGCGTAGCCCTAAACGATTAAAAACCCTGTTCAAGAATCTTATTCTGAAGGCTCAACAGAAACCGACTCCGCAGGTGGTCGGGAGCCTGAAACGTGATGATAATGACACTGCTCGTGGCTCTAATGATGTTGGGACAGTGTCTGTTGAGGTTGTGTCATCGTCTGTAAAAGCAATTACTGAAACCTCTGTTGAACGTTCTTACGCAAAGATATCGTCATCTCTTCCGAAGTCTGTGAACCTCGGCTCATTGTCAATGTCGTTCGATAATCTGATAAAAACCGATAAGAAACGAAAGCAGGAAGAAGAAGTTGAAATTACCAATAAGGACGAAAAAGAAGGATTTTCACAGCAAGATCTTGTTGTGAGTTGGCGAGCTATGTGCTCACGTATGCCTGAGAAGATGCAAGCGTTGGCACAACGTATGAAGAATATTACGCCTACTATCACAGAATATCCCGCAATCTTGGTACTTGCTGATAATAACATTCAGCTCAAAGAGATGCGAGCGATTAAGTCGCGTATCCGTGCTACCTTGGCAAATGAGCTACACAATGGACAAATAGAGGTAGAGATTCGTCTCGCCAAACATGAAGAGATTAAGCCAATGCTTACGCCACGTGAGTCGTTTGATAAACTAATGCAAACGAATCAACCTGCAAAGAAGCTTGTAGAAACGTTAGGGTTGTGTTTAGATTAA
- a CDS encoding FtsB family cell division protein — MSKITGHIYNFFSRFKFHIVIILGVLIVGVLDENSFMKRIEYAYQIEDLKTEIQNYDTQYKHDTQVLKELKTDPKAVARVARERYFMKADNEDIFVLSDDEHQTENTAKNETTE; from the coding sequence GTGAGTAAGATTACCGGACATATTTACAATTTTTTCAGTCGATTTAAGTTTCATATCGTCATTATCTTAGGCGTACTCATTGTAGGCGTATTGGATGAGAACAGCTTTATGAAACGTATAGAGTATGCTTATCAGATTGAAGACCTAAAAACTGAAATCCAAAATTACGATACTCAATATAAGCATGACACACAAGTGCTTAAGGAACTAAAGACAGATCCCAAGGCTGTAGCAAGAGTGGCTCGTGAGCGCTACTTTATGAAAGCTGACAATGAAGATATCTTTGTGCTGAGTGATGATGAGCATCAAACAGAAAACACTGCAAAAAATGAAACAACTGAATAA